The genomic window CGCGTCGTAAAGCATCAACGCCGTGTCCAGGGTCTTCTGCTCTTCACCCGGTTTTAATGCGATACGCCGGACATCAAATTTATTCCGGGAAAGACTTTCAGAGACCGCGCCGCCGTACACCCGCTCGACGTTTGTGTCCGTTATCAGGAGCGTCTTGCAGGGGCTCTTTTCCTGCGCCAGGATATCCCCAATGTGCCGGAGAAGACCCTTGTCGATCAAGATGTTGTAACTCTGGGAAGACAGATGAACGCGTATGGTTTTCATATCCTTTTTATGAGACCCCGGTGAAATCGTGCATGAACGTTGAAATAAAGATAAATATGTACCATAGATTCAGCCCATTTTACAGAAAAATTTCAATGCTTCTCCGTTGTTGTTTGCTGTGGCACGAGCGCCCAGATACGGCACTGCCCGCCTGATCCGCCTTCAATCTTAATGGGCGCAACGATAAGGGTAAATCCTCTGGGCGGCAATTTGTCAAGATTGGCCACATTTTCAAGCATAAATTTTCCCGCACCATTGATCACATGGTGAACCTGAAAGGCCGAGCAGTTTCCGCAATCCCCACTCAGGGTATCAATACCAACACCCTTAACATTTCTCTTTTCTACCAGAAAGATGGCGGCCTCCTTCGAATAACCAGGAAAGTGCATGCTGCCGTTTGTATCTTTGTTTTTATAATCCTCAAAATTATACCACCGTTTACACCAACCGGTATGTAATAATACCATCGAACCATCAGGTATCCGCCCGTGAACCTTTTCCCACTGTTCAACATCAGACAATAAGAGCGCATAATCATGGTCGTGCCCTGCCTTGTCGGTAATGTCAATCATAACCGCTGGCCCGACCAGTTGTTCAAAAGGGATTTGATCGACAGAAGGCCGGTTCAGTTCAAAATGGTTGGGGGCATCGAGGTGAGTTCCGAGGTGTTCCGGGGTACTATACCTGCCGGAAAATACCATATCCCTTTTTATATTCGCAATGACCTCATACCTGAACGGGGTATAGTTTCCCACCGGCCAGTAAGGATTCTTTTCATTCAGGGGATAGGTCAAATCAATAACCGTGGCCTTACCTTCCATTACATCTTCAAGGATACCGGCCTGCAGGCACGGTTTCCAGAAAATTAACATGATCCCGAATGTAACTATTCTCAGAATATTTTTCATCCCGTGTGTCCCCTTCGCAAAGTAAACTCGATCTTACAAAACATGAAGTATAGAAATTCCGATCCTCTCTCTCATCGAATTTCAAAAAATTCCAGGGAGATGAAGAACTTATTCGCTTGGGCGCTCATATAATATCTGACATAATTAAGTAGACTATTTACGAAAGAACTCTTTTATCTGTTCTGGTCGTTTTTGAATTGACCTTAAAGAACCGAGAACAACAGAGTGTAGTTCTTTTTTGTCTTTAATGGGTTTCGCATTTAGTTTTTGTGTCTTTACCGTATTCCAAACTTCTTCGTCTGGATTCAACTCAGGTGAATATCCGGGCAAATAATGAAGAGATAGCCATGATGCGTTTTCCAGAGCAAAACGTCCTACACCTTTTGCTTTATGACAGGGCGCTCCGTCAATAATAAAGAAAAGTTTACGGTTAATAAAATGTCTATGAAGAGATTTCATAAATTTAATCAATGTTCCAGAATTAAAATGTGTCGTGGCAATTTGAAAAAGAAGATGTCCTTGTGCGCTAACAGCAGAAGTAACTGCAACGGAAATGCCTTTTTTGCCAGAGACGCGAACAATTGGTTTACCATCGGGAAAAGTCCATGTTTTTCCCACATGAGGAATCGGCTTGAAAACACTCTCATCTCCATAAAGGATTATTCCCTTGGATTGAGAAGCGGAGCGTGTAATCCTGGGGAGTTCATATCTTTTCCATCTTCGGACTTCCTTAATGTCTTGTTCCAGCGCTCGCCTCTCAGGACTTTTACGCACAAGCCCCAACCTTCTCAAAAATCTCGGCATGTAATCCCTGTGCATCTTTATGCCAAACTTATTTCGTATAAGAATTCGTACACGAGGCCCAGTCCAAAGATCAGAGGCAAAACCATAATCAGTTGCTGGCTGCCGCAGGAGATCCATCAATTTAAGGATAGTTCTTTGTTCCAGTTTCGATGGAGATCCTGTTGTCTTTCTGGATTTCAGTTTAATAAGGTGGATGGGTTTGTCAAGACCATTTATTATTAATTTTTAGGGTTCTTCTCCCAATTAGTTTGCAAAAGCTTGTATAATTTTTAATGAAAAGTACCGTTCGTCATGAAATCCATAAGCTTTTCTTTTGATAACTTTGATCTTATTATTAACCCCTTCGAGTTTACTGGTATGAATTTTATAATCGCAGTGATTCAAGATTCCGTAGCTGTATTTTGTAAGCATATTTGCAAACGTATTCACGACAGAATAGTTGAGCGTTTTCGCTAAAAGGCTCCATTCATCAATGGCTTTTCTCGCCCACGTCCGTGAGGTATAGGTCCAAATATGTTTGAGCTTATCTTTAAGAATCAGAACGGTATTTATGGTTTCATTAAGCGACAAGAGCTGTTTGAGATGTTCTCGGTGTTTTTTCCTGCGAATATTTCGTTTATTTTTTAACAAAAGATATTTTGAACTCTTGATGACGTCCTTATCCTCCTTCGATGCTTTTTGGTATTCAGCATTTCGCACCTTGTCAATAATTTTACCAAAACTTGAAACCACATGAAACAGGTCAAAGACTATCTTAACATGAGGTACGTGCTTTTTTACTGCATGAATATAAGGATCCCACATATCCATGGCAATGGCCTCAAGCGCCTGCCTTTGTTCCTCTGTCATACCCGCAAAGAAGGTTCCCAGCGTTTCTTTTGTTCTTTCCTTTCCCACCCAGACTACGCGGCCACTCAGATAGTCCAGAACAACGGTCAAATAGCGCTGTCCCTTCTTAACAGAGATTTCGTCTACCGCCAGTATGCGAAGATTCTGATAATCTGTCTGCGCGTATTGTC from Candidatus Brocadia sp. includes these protein-coding regions:
- a CDS encoding cyclase family protein: MKNILRIVTFGIMLIFWKPCLQAGILEDVMEGKATVIDLTYPLNEKNPYWPVGNYTPFRYEVIANIKRDMVFSGRYSTPEHLGTHLDAPNHFELNRPSVDQIPFEQLVGPAVMIDITDKAGHDHDYALLLSDVEQWEKVHGRIPDGSMVLLHTGWCKRWYNFEDYKNKDTNGSMHFPGYSKEAAIFLVEKRNVKGVGIDTLSGDCGNCSAFQVHHVINGAGKFMLENVANLDKLPPRGFTLIVAPIKIEGGSGGQCRIWALVPQQTTTEKH
- a CDS encoding ISL3 family transposase, which produces MSPLSILPYFPFQRVRITKQTVFPDAEISQLTAVPDERFRPICHACGSKAQRIYRHDKRSLRDLNPGSVRVWIHCSYRKIACEPCNRIVVEDLGFFQPYSRVTHRLAAYIHELCKVLTVTEVAKHFGINWKTVKTIDKFFLERQYAQTDYQNLRILAVDEISVKKGQRYLTVVLDYLSGRVVWVGKERTKETLGTFFAGMTEEQRQALEAIAMDMWDPYIHAVKKHVPHVKIVFDLFHVVSSFGKIIDKVRNAEYQKASKEDKDVIKSSKYLLLKNKRNIRRKKHREHLKQLLSLNETINTVLILKDKLKHIWTYTSRTWARKAIDEWSLLAKTLNYSVVNTFANMLTKYSYGILNHCDYKIHTSKLEGVNNKIKVIKRKAYGFHDERYFSLKIIQAFAN
- a CDS encoding IS630 family transposase, with the protein product MLKLMDLLRQPATDYGFASDLWTGPRVRILIRNKFGIKMHRDYMPRFLRRLGLVRKSPERRALEQDIKEVRRWKRYELPRITRSASQSKGIILYGDESVFKPIPHVGKTWTFPDGKPIVRVSGKKGISVAVTSAVSAQGHLLFQIATTHFNSGTLIKFMKSLHRHFINRKLFFIIDGAPCHKAKGVGRFALENASWLSLHYLPGYSPELNPDEEVWNTVKTQKLNAKPIKDKKELHSVVLGSLRSIQKRPEQIKEFFRK